One Pseudomonas sp. C27(2019) DNA window includes the following coding sequences:
- a CDS encoding DUF58 domain-containing protein — protein MKPSRTLLIGVGSLLLLAICLGSAHALKLAVPAAIDALLVAFLLVSLLLAAVDAWRVYHMPAPRCQRSVAHSLSLGRSTEVTLSFSHHYKKSLQLQCFDHLPDSFQTEQLPYSVTLQPGHISSSHYRLTPLLRGSFSILGCAVRLPSPMGLWTAQHFLKEHSTVRVYPDFARVQSGQLQASEHWLSQLGVQQQQRRGSGLEFHQLREFRTDDSLKQIDWKATARKRTPIAREYQDERDQQIIFLLDCGRSMRSQDGPLSHLDHALNACLLLAYTALRQGDAVGLQTFAGHQRIIAPRKGQAQMSVLLNNLYDIQATQNSADYSAIVQQLLVTQKRRALVIVISSLADEADSDLILAMQLLKKHHRTLLVSLREEVLDQLRSQPVQNYQQALLYCGGIDYLQTRQHNQQKLLNQGVDLLDVRPSQLTAKLISQYLKIKKSGHY, from the coding sequence ATTAAACCGTCACGCACTCTGCTGATCGGCGTTGGCAGCTTGCTACTACTGGCTATTTGCTTGGGCAGCGCGCACGCTTTAAAGCTTGCCGTTCCGGCCGCTATCGATGCCCTGTTAGTCGCTTTTTTACTGGTCAGCCTGTTATTGGCAGCCGTGGATGCATGGCGCGTGTATCACATGCCAGCACCCCGTTGTCAGCGTAGCGTGGCACACTCATTATCCTTAGGACGCAGCACTGAAGTCACCCTGAGCTTCAGCCATCACTATAAGAAGAGCCTGCAGTTACAATGCTTTGATCATCTACCTGATAGTTTTCAAACTGAACAGCTGCCCTACAGCGTGACTCTGCAGCCGGGGCATATCAGCAGCAGCCATTACCGTTTAACGCCTCTATTGCGTGGGTCCTTTTCAATCTTAGGTTGTGCAGTACGCTTACCCAGTCCAATGGGTTTATGGACGGCGCAGCATTTTTTAAAAGAACACAGCACTGTGCGGGTCTATCCTGACTTTGCGCGCGTGCAAAGCGGCCAGTTACAAGCCAGTGAACATTGGCTGAGCCAACTTGGTGTCCAGCAACAACAACGGCGCGGCAGTGGGCTTGAGTTTCATCAATTGCGTGAGTTTCGCACTGACGACAGCCTCAAACAGATCGACTGGAAAGCCACTGCACGCAAACGCACACCCATTGCCCGTGAATACCAAGATGAACGTGATCAGCAGATTATCTTTTTACTTGATTGCGGACGCAGCATGCGCAGCCAAGACGGCCCGCTCAGTCATTTGGATCACGCCCTCAATGCCTGCTTACTGTTAGCCTACACAGCACTGCGTCAAGGTGATGCCGTGGGCCTACAGACCTTTGCCGGCCATCAGCGCATCATTGCCCCGCGCAAGGGCCAAGCGCAAATGTCAGTATTACTTAACAATCTCTACGACATTCAAGCCACGCAAAACAGCGCTGACTATAGCGCCATCGTGCAGCAACTGTTAGTCACACAAAAACGCCGCGCCTTGGTTATTGTGATCAGCAGCCTTGCCGATGAAGCTGACAGTGATTTAATCCTTGCTATGCAGCTTCTAAAAAAACATCACCGCACCTTACTGGTCAGTTTGCGCGAAGAGGTTTTAGATCAGCTACGCTCGCAGCCTGTGCAGAACTACCAGCAAGCCTTGTTATATTGCGGTGGCATCGACTACTTGCAAACACGTCAGCACAATCAGCAAAAACTTTTAAACCAAGGTGTTGACCTATTAGATGTAAGACCCAGCCAGCTGACCGCCAAACTGATCAGTCAATATTTAAAGATAAAAAAATCTGGGCACTATTAA
- a CDS encoding MoxR family ATPase: MSQSPSDQELNANQVAANPAVPSDTDPADAGNPATETPLSTPTAQSTEKPHANKAEQQRARASRLLQAVRDELEKALIGQTAIVDGVLCTLIASGHVLIEGVPGLGKTLLVRAIAQCFSGQFNRIQFTPDLMPSDVTGHAIYDLQSEQFKLRRGPAFTNLLLADEINRAPAKTQAALLEVMQERSITLEGRSLAVPQPFMVLATQNPIEQEGTYPLPEAELDRFMVKLHIDYPKEHEEQRLVRAVTRSAQADMLDSTPLRVLLQPRDVLAIQQIASALPVDDQVLNYAVSLVRMTRQWPGLSSGAGPRASIDLVRYARACALLNGHAFVTPDDIKHSALNVLRHRVHLSAELDIEGMQVDQVLQQMLNHVAAPRQ, from the coding sequence ATGAGTCAAAGCCCTTCAGATCAAGAATTAAATGCCAATCAAGTAGCAGCCAATCCTGCTGTGCCGAGTGATACTGATCCTGCAGATGCTGGCAACCCGGCGACTGAAACCCCTCTCAGCACGCCAACAGCCCAGAGCACAGAAAAACCACACGCAAACAAAGCCGAGCAACAACGCGCGCGCGCCAGCCGTTTACTGCAAGCAGTGCGTGATGAACTAGAGAAAGCGCTGATTGGCCAAACGGCCATCGTCGACGGCGTACTCTGTACATTAATAGCTTCTGGCCATGTCCTCATAGAAGGCGTGCCTGGACTGGGGAAAACGCTGTTAGTGCGCGCTATTGCACAATGTTTTAGCGGCCAATTTAATCGCATTCAATTCACCCCTGATTTAATGCCCAGCGATGTCACTGGGCACGCCATCTACGACCTGCAAAGTGAACAATTTAAATTGCGCAGAGGCCCAGCCTTTACTAACTTGCTGCTCGCCGACGAAATCAACCGCGCGCCAGCTAAAACGCAAGCGGCGTTATTGGAAGTGATGCAAGAGCGCAGCATCACCCTTGAAGGCCGCTCGCTGGCGGTACCGCAGCCCTTTATGGTGCTGGCCACACAAAACCCGATTGAGCAAGAAGGCACCTATCCATTACCCGAGGCCGAGCTTGATCGCTTTATGGTGAAGCTGCACATTGATTACCCTAAAGAGCACGAAGAACAACGCTTAGTGCGTGCGGTGACACGCTCGGCGCAAGCCGACATGCTCGACAGCACACCCTTGCGCGTACTCTTGCAGCCGCGTGATGTGTTGGCCATACAACAGATTGCCAGCGCCTTACCGGTGGACGATCAGGTGCTAAATTATGCCGTTAGCTTAGTACGCATGACCCGTCAATGGCCAGGCCTTAGCAGCGGAGCTGGGCCACGCGCATCCATTGATTTAGTTCGCTATGCGCGCGCCTGTGCATTGCTCAATGGTCATGCGTTTGTCACACCCGATGACATCAAGCACTCTGCGTTAAATGTCTTACGTCATCGCGTGCACTTGTCTGCTGAGCTAGACATTGAAGGCATGCAGGTTGATCAGGTGTTACAACAAATGCTTAATCATGTTGCTGCACCACGTCAATGA
- the pyk gene encoding pyruvate kinase, which translates to MDLRRTKIVATIGPASSSPDIIKQLILAGMDVARLNFSHGNADEHRARALLIREQAALLNRHVALLGDLQGPKIRIARFTDKKIQLQAGDAFRFSITHPRDTGNQEVVGIDYPDLVTDCSIGDELLLDDGRIVMQVEDVTADALDCRVIVGGPLSDHKGINRRGGGLTAPALTDKDKHDIGLAAELDLEYLAVSFPRDAADMNLARRLCKEAECHAWLVAKIERAEAVINDEALNGLISASDAVMVARGDLAVEIGDAELVGIQKKIIAAARRQNKAVITATQMMESMIHSPMPTRAEVSDVANAALDYTDAVMLSAETAAGEYPVQAVAAMARVCLGAEKNPIMRRSAHRIGQQFERWDESIALAAMYTANHFPGVKAIIALTESGYTPLVMSRIRSSMPIYAFAPSAQTQARVALFRGVYTVPFDPSAARSTSVSYAAVEELVKRGIVKKDDWVILTKGDSYHMIGGTNTMKLLHVGHIEP; encoded by the coding sequence ATGGATTTGCGTCGCACTAAAATCGTTGCCACCATTGGCCCAGCCAGCAGTTCACCTGACATTATTAAGCAGCTGATTCTCGCCGGCATGGATGTCGCACGCTTAAACTTTTCACACGGCAATGCTGATGAGCATCGTGCGCGTGCGTTACTGATCCGTGAGCAGGCGGCTCTACTCAATCGCCATGTTGCACTACTTGGTGATTTGCAAGGCCCAAAAATTCGTATCGCTCGCTTCACTGATAAAAAAATTCAACTGCAAGCTGGCGACGCCTTTCGATTTTCCATCACCCATCCGCGCGACACTGGTAATCAAGAGGTGGTCGGCATTGACTACCCTGATTTAGTCACCGACTGCAGTATCGGCGATGAACTCTTGCTCGACGATGGTCGCATCGTTATGCAAGTCGAAGATGTGACAGCTGACGCGCTGGATTGTCGCGTTATTGTTGGTGGCCCACTGTCCGACCACAAAGGCATCAATCGTCGCGGCGGCGGTTTAACTGCACCTGCACTGACCGACAAAGATAAACACGATATTGGTTTGGCCGCAGAGTTGGACCTTGAGTATTTAGCGGTCTCTTTTCCTCGTGATGCTGCGGATATGAACCTCGCACGGCGCTTATGCAAAGAAGCTGAGTGTCATGCCTGGCTGGTGGCAAAAATTGAACGTGCTGAAGCAGTGATAAACGATGAGGCGCTAAATGGTCTGATTAGCGCCAGCGATGCGGTGATGGTGGCGCGCGGTGATTTAGCTGTTGAGATTGGTGATGCTGAATTGGTGGGTATTCAGAAGAAAATCATCGCTGCCGCACGCAGGCAAAATAAAGCCGTGATTACCGCCACGCAAATGATGGAGTCGATGATTCACAGCCCTATGCCAACCCGTGCTGAAGTCTCAGATGTAGCCAACGCTGCACTGGATTACACTGATGCGGTGATGCTCTCAGCAGAAACCGCAGCCGGTGAATACCCTGTACAAGCCGTCGCCGCCATGGCACGCGTCTGTTTGGGAGCTGAGAAAAACCCAATCATGCGCCGCTCAGCACACCGTATTGGCCAGCAGTTTGAGCGCTGGGATGAAAGCATTGCCTTAGCTGCGATGTATACCGCCAATCATTTCCCGGGGGTTAAAGCCATTATCGCCCTAACCGAGAGCGGTTATACCCCGCTGGTGATGTCGCGTATTCGCTCATCAATGCCCATTTATGCATTTGCACCATCCGCTCAAACCCAAGCACGCGTTGCTTTATTTAGAGGCGTGTATACCGTGCCATTTGACCCAAGCGCTGCACGCTCAACATCCGTGAGTTATGCGGCAGTAGAAGAGCTGGTCAAGCGCGGGATTGTCAAAAAAGACGACTGGGTGATTCTAACCAAAGGCGACAGCTACCATATGATCGGTGGCACCAACACCATGAAATTACTGCATGTTGGGCACATTGAGCCCTAA
- a CDS encoding MATE family efflux transporter: MSTVSRYQRVTAEWRVLLKLAIPIIIAQLANTAMGFVDTVMAGRVSPNDLAAVALGNSVWLPIFLLMSGILLATTAKVSHAFGRGAELEMGYLVRQALWLGLALGCGLGVLLWNAQPLMEAMGIDPILIKPAMGYLRAVACGFPFVAIYLVFRCYSDALGLTRPSMVIGILGLLLNIPLNYIFINGHLGLPAMGGVGCGWATAFVMAFMMIAMFVWVRWAPYYKSSQIFIRFQWPQSPAQKSLLALGLPIGVSIFAEASLFSVIALLIGGLGANVVAGHQVALNFSGLVFMIPYSLAMATTIRVGQALGANRPRQARFSAGVAMATGLICACVSASYMFLLREHIARIYTPDAAVLAVATSLIVYSAIFQFSDAIQVTAAGALRGYQDTRITMIITLFSYWAVGLPVGYMLGLTDQFGLAQGPAGLWQGLIVGLSCAAVMLGIRLHKIARRHIYAATPH; this comes from the coding sequence ATGTCCACTGTCTCCCGCTACCAACGTGTCACTGCCGAATGGCGTGTTCTGCTCAAGCTTGCTATACCCATTATTATTGCTCAGCTGGCCAACACCGCGATGGGCTTTGTCGATACGGTAATGGCCGGGCGCGTTAGCCCTAACGATCTGGCTGCTGTGGCCTTAGGTAACTCGGTGTGGCTGCCTATTTTCTTATTAATGAGCGGTATTTTACTGGCCACCACAGCCAAAGTGTCACATGCCTTTGGCCGTGGTGCTGAACTGGAGATGGGCTATTTAGTCCGCCAAGCCTTATGGCTCGGTTTAGCGCTGGGCTGCGGACTCGGCGTGCTGCTATGGAATGCTCAGCCTTTGATGGAGGCCATGGGCATTGATCCCATTTTGATTAAACCTGCGATGGGCTATTTGCGTGCGGTCGCCTGCGGTTTCCCTTTTGTCGCTATTTATTTGGTATTTCGCTGTTACAGCGATGCCTTAGGCTTAACCCGCCCGAGTATGGTGATTGGCATTCTAGGCTTGCTGCTCAATATTCCGCTCAATTATATTTTCATCAACGGCCACCTAGGCTTACCGGCAATGGGTGGCGTCGGCTGCGGCTGGGCCACGGCTTTTGTCATGGCATTTATGATGATCGCCATGTTTGTCTGGGTACGCTGGGCGCCCTATTATAAATCCAGTCAAATCTTTATACGTTTTCAATGGCCACAATCGCCTGCGCAAAAAAGCCTGTTAGCTCTAGGCTTACCCATTGGCGTGTCGATCTTTGCTGAAGCCAGCTTGTTTTCAGTGATTGCACTCTTGATTGGCGGGCTCGGCGCTAACGTGGTGGCGGGTCACCAAGTTGCCCTGAATTTCAGCGGACTGGTGTTTATGATTCCCTATTCACTGGCGATGGCAACCACTATTCGTGTGGGCCAAGCGCTGGGCGCCAACCGTCCTCGTCAAGCACGCTTCTCAGCTGGGGTAGCAATGGCGACAGGGCTGATATGTGCCTGCGTCTCTGCCAGTTATATGTTTTTATTACGTGAGCATATTGCCCGTATTTACACCCCCGATGCCGCAGTATTAGCGGTTGCGACCTCGCTGATTGTTTACTCTGCTATTTTTCAATTCTCCGATGCCATCCAGGTCACTGCAGCCGGTGCTTTGCGCGGTTATCAAGACACACGCATCACTATGATCATTACCCTGTTTTCATATTGGGCTGTCGGTCTGCCAGTTGGTTATATGCTGGGCCTCACCGATCAGTTTGGCTTAGCCCAAGGGCCTGCAGGCTTATGGCAAGGCTTGATTGTCGGCCTCAGTTGCGCAGCGGTAATGTTGGGTATACGTCTACATAAAATAGCGCGCAGACATATTTATGCAGCAACACCACACTGA
- the pdxB gene encoding 4-phosphoerythronate dehydrogenase PdxB, which produces MRILADENIPMLEVFERHGQLRRVAGRSLDRAVLADAEVLLVRSVTQVNQALLAGSQVKFVGTCTIGTDHLDLAYLAANNIGWASAPGCNARGVVDYVLGSLLTLAEREAVDLAQRCYGVVGAGQVGERLVQVLRGLGWQVLVCDPPRQQAEGGDYVDLATLLTRCDVISLHTPLTAQGDNPTQHLIGAEQLQVLKHGAWLVNASRGAVVDNQALKQLLAQRNDVRAVLDVWEGEPQVDVELAQRCDIATAHIAGYSLDGKIRGTAHIYQAFCEYFTVPAKTTIEFPAQTLLAMQLAGHISVTDALRVLCRAVYDPRADDAAFRLSLQGDAAQRRAAFDQVRKNYPVRREIPDLQVQIDAPTAALRQMIAALGITL; this is translated from the coding sequence GTGCGCATATTGGCTGATGAAAACATTCCGATGCTTGAGGTGTTTGAGCGTCATGGCCAGTTGCGCCGTGTTGCTGGGCGCAGTCTTGATCGAGCTGTGCTGGCGGATGCCGAGGTGTTGCTAGTGCGCTCGGTAACTCAAGTTAATCAGGCATTACTGGCCGGATCACAGGTGAAGTTTGTCGGTACCTGCACCATTGGCACTGACCATTTGGATTTGGCTTACTTGGCTGCAAACAACATTGGCTGGGCCAGCGCGCCGGGTTGCAATGCACGCGGTGTTGTTGATTATGTGCTGGGATCGCTACTGACTTTAGCGGAACGTGAAGCTGTTGATCTGGCACAGCGCTGTTACGGCGTGGTCGGAGCAGGGCAAGTGGGTGAGCGCCTGGTGCAGGTGCTGCGTGGTTTAGGTTGGCAGGTGTTGGTCTGTGATCCACCGCGGCAGCAGGCTGAGGGTGGTGATTATGTTGATTTAGCGACCTTGCTGACGCGTTGTGATGTGATCAGTTTGCACACACCGTTAACCGCGCAAGGCGACAACCCCACGCAGCACTTAATCGGCGCAGAGCAGTTGCAAGTCTTAAAGCATGGCGCTTGGTTGGTCAATGCCAGCCGTGGTGCAGTCGTGGATAATCAGGCGTTAAAGCAGCTTTTAGCACAGCGTAATGATGTGCGTGCGGTGCTGGATGTGTGGGAAGGTGAGCCGCAAGTGGATGTTGAGTTAGCGCAGCGCTGTGATATCGCCACCGCACATATTGCTGGCTATAGTCTAGACGGTAAGATTCGTGGTACCGCGCATATTTACCAAGCGTTTTGTGAATACTTCACTGTGCCTGCTAAGACCACTATTGAGTTTCCAGCGCAGACCTTATTGGCCATGCAATTAGCGGGACACATTAGCGTGACTGATGCGCTAAGGGTTTTGTGTCGTGCAGTATATGACCCGCGCGCTGATGATGCAGCCTTTCGTTTGAGTTTACAGGGTGATGCGGCGCAGCGTCGTGCGGCCTTTGATCAGGTGCGTAAAAACTACCCTGTGCGCCGTGAGATACCTGATTTGCAGGTACAGATTGATGCACCAACAGCCGCGCTTAGGCAGATGATTGCTGCTTTAGGTATCACGCTTTAG
- a CDS encoding DUF4129 domain-containing protein, giving the protein MQLNRAQTVLRSRNPWEAMDLGIVLARRHAGLLMATWAVITVPLFLILTLIFWQYPSVAVLIIWWLKPAFERLPLYILSNALFDNTPSFKQSLKAWPALLKPQLLASLTWRRLSMTRSFDLPVQQLEGIGGAERQQRLVTLGRQYTRAPTWLTIIGLHIEMALWLGLIALLYLLIPAQLQTDWSWAKLLEITQHQWLWAEHLSNFLYVLVLIVWQPIYVACGFTLYLNRRTELEAWDIELVFRALAQRLKNSAALVVILVLCALPYSQPAFAEVQQATSNHYDELGVTEPRLLKQMLSSEQAQQSITNLLDQPPFQNYKTVTNWRFGDVNQTQRTPSAFSTPAWLDGLLTQLSFGLQALLWAVVLLLSAVIVWRYRQWLKTFGQQLLPRKKHQHAAPTTLLGLEISAASLPDDVVVTAQALWTRDPRAALSLLYRGLLHHLVEVQALPLTAAHTEGDVVALTQTSPEALQRYTQQLTLHWQNLAWGQRLLPHSEFANLCAQWQQLQQQERTV; this is encoded by the coding sequence ATGCAGCTTAATAGAGCCCAAACCGTACTACGCTCACGCAATCCATGGGAAGCGATGGATCTAGGTATTGTGCTTGCGCGACGCCATGCCGGTTTATTGATGGCGACTTGGGCAGTTATTACCGTGCCGCTGTTTCTTATCTTAACCCTAATTTTTTGGCAATACCCATCGGTAGCGGTACTGATCATTTGGTGGCTTAAACCCGCCTTTGAGCGTTTGCCTTTGTATATTTTGTCCAATGCTCTGTTTGATAATACCCCGAGCTTTAAGCAAAGCCTTAAGGCATGGCCAGCGCTACTGAAGCCACAATTATTAGCCAGCTTAACTTGGCGCAGGCTGAGTATGACGCGCAGCTTTGACTTACCGGTGCAGCAATTAGAAGGTATTGGCGGTGCAGAGCGCCAGCAGCGCTTGGTCACCTTAGGCCGTCAATACACCCGCGCACCCACCTGGCTAACTATTATCGGCCTGCATATCGAAATGGCGTTATGGTTGGGTTTAATTGCTTTATTGTATTTACTGATCCCCGCACAATTGCAAACAGACTGGAGCTGGGCCAAGCTGCTTGAAATCACTCAGCATCAATGGTTATGGGCCGAACACCTAAGCAATTTTTTGTATGTTTTGGTTTTAATTGTTTGGCAGCCAATCTATGTGGCCTGCGGTTTTACCCTGTACCTCAATCGCCGCACAGAGCTAGAGGCCTGGGATATTGAACTGGTCTTTCGTGCCTTAGCACAACGACTCAAGAACAGCGCCGCATTGGTAGTGATCCTAGTATTGTGCGCTCTACCCTACAGCCAGCCAGCTTTCGCCGAAGTTCAGCAAGCCACTAGCAACCATTACGATGAATTGGGCGTTACTGAGCCGCGTCTGCTCAAACAAATGCTCAGCAGCGAGCAAGCGCAACAGAGCATCACCAACCTGCTCGATCAGCCACCCTTTCAAAATTATAAAACTGTTACAAACTGGCGCTTTGGTGACGTTAATCAAACACAGCGCACACCAAGCGCATTTTCCACGCCAGCATGGCTAGACGGTCTACTGACGCAGCTCTCATTTGGTTTACAAGCCCTGCTCTGGGCTGTTGTTCTGCTGCTCAGCGCGGTCATTGTGTGGCGTTATCGGCAATGGCTTAAAACATTCGGCCAGCAACTGTTACCACGTAAAAAACACCAGCATGCAGCGCCAACTACACTGCTGGGGCTTGAAATCAGTGCTGCAAGCCTACCCGATGACGTGGTTGTAACAGCACAAGCACTCTGGACCCGTGACCCGCGTGCGGCTTTAAGCTTACTCTACCGCGGCTTACTCCATCACTTAGTCGAAGTACAGGCACTGCCATTAACCGCCGCGCATACTGAAGGCGACGTTGTAGCGCTGACTCAAACATCACCTGAAGCACTGCAACGCTATACACAGCAACTGACTTTACACTGGCAAAATCTAGCCTGGGGGCAGCGCTTACTGCCACACAGCGAGTTCGCCAATCTGTGCGCACAATGGCAGCAACTGCAACAGCAGGAACGCACTGTATGA
- a CDS encoding universal stress protein produces MELHKILVVIDPTSGDSQPSLERATWVAKHSNSAVELLLCEYNSALDGGYFFDGPAQKKARESLLENQRKWLDTLAQPLRDAGISVTTEARWGKPLYTMILQRINEINPDLVLRDAHSHGVLQRLFFNNTCWQLIRHCPVPLWLVRAGEWKGERICAAVDPTHSSDSTAALDHLIVKSTIALADLLGMQADYMHSYAPLPRTMVFDTELVAAYDQYVERSAKHHREAFEKLMVDYPIEKTNRHLLEGFPEESIPEFVKEHGIDLLVMGAVSRGNLENALIGNTAERVLEAVQTDLLVIKPPRPAQ; encoded by the coding sequence ATGGAATTACATAAAATTTTAGTGGTTATTGATCCGACCTCAGGCGACTCTCAGCCATCACTTGAGCGTGCAACATGGGTTGCTAAGCACTCAAATTCAGCTGTTGAGTTACTGCTATGTGAATACAACTCTGCCCTAGACGGCGGTTATTTTTTTGACGGCCCTGCGCAAAAAAAAGCCCGCGAATCACTGCTGGAAAACCAAAGAAAATGGCTCGACACCCTCGCCCAACCGCTGCGTGACGCGGGCATTAGCGTGACCACGGAAGCACGCTGGGGCAAGCCCTTATACACTATGATTCTGCAGCGCATTAATGAAATTAATCCTGATTTAGTACTACGTGATGCACACAGCCATGGTGTATTGCAGCGTTTATTCTTCAACAACACCTGTTGGCAGCTGATTCGTCACTGTCCTGTGCCTTTATGGCTGGTGCGTGCTGGCGAGTGGAAAGGTGAGCGTATCTGTGCAGCGGTTGACCCTACACACAGCTCCGACAGCACTGCAGCGCTTGATCATCTAATTGTTAAGTCCACCATTGCTTTAGCCGACTTGCTAGGCATGCAGGCCGATTATATGCACAGCTATGCGCCGCTGCCACGCACCATGGTGTTTGATACCGAACTGGTTGCAGCCTACGATCAGTATGTTGAACGCAGTGCCAAACACCATCGCGAAGCCTTTGAAAAACTGATGGTTGATTACCCCATTGAAAAAACCAATCGCCATTTACTAGAAGGCTTTCCAGAAGAGAGCATCCCCGAGTTTGTTAAAGAGCACGGCATTGACCTGTTGGTGATGGGCGCTGTTTCCCGCGGCAACCTTGAAAACGCCCTGATTGGTAACACTGCCGAACGCGTTCTAGAGGCGGTGCAAACCGACTTACTGGTGATCAAGCCTCCCCGTCCGGCACAGTAA
- a CDS encoding DUF4350 domain-containing protein — protein sequence MKRYALFIIAGLLLLALGVWLSQKITRYEERIKLGASPEARSNTYLAMDYFLAEQGITVLWRPSLARLPTPNAGQDTLILLSSDAALINQQQTMLLHWVAQGGHLIVSAQHEPLNNTEPSLLANLGIKKQNAANLDPPEPSTENIQKNKTTQPKDNLTRLYLENEQSPAYLALDTQIHLQDNDNRAHAWANSHGATHLLQLSHGQGLITVLNDFKLWQHNQIGKYDHAWLLWYLSQDTQVTLFNPPAQQGLLRLLWQYYAIACVVLLVLLLLGAWSAAPRFAPILSTVQHSRRQLAEHLQAGAQFNLRYNGQRSLLLALQKDIKQRAQRRFPSFTQLAVAEQWRILQQLSRQPMTLISQSMRPPAAQKLSAQAFTQQVARLQQLRNAL from the coding sequence ATGAAGCGCTATGCTCTATTTATCATTGCAGGGCTCCTGTTGCTTGCTTTAGGCGTATGGCTCAGTCAAAAAATAACCCGTTATGAAGAACGTATTAAGTTGGGTGCAAGCCCCGAAGCACGCAGCAACACTTATTTAGCCATGGATTATTTTTTAGCTGAGCAAGGTATCACAGTGTTATGGCGCCCTAGCTTAGCGCGATTGCCGACGCCAAATGCGGGTCAAGACACGCTGATTCTGCTCAGCAGCGATGCAGCATTGATCAATCAGCAACAAACAATGCTTTTGCATTGGGTAGCACAAGGCGGGCATTTGATTGTTTCGGCACAGCATGAGCCACTCAATAACACTGAGCCGTCTTTACTGGCCAACTTAGGCATTAAAAAACAAAACGCAGCGAACTTAGATCCTCCTGAGCCCAGCACAGAAAACATCCAAAAAAATAAGACAACACAGCCCAAAGACAATCTGACGCGCTTGTATCTTGAAAACGAACAATCACCAGCCTACTTAGCCTTAGATACGCAGATCCATTTACAGGACAATGACAACCGTGCTCATGCCTGGGCCAACAGCCATGGCGCTACACACTTATTGCAACTGAGCCATGGTCAAGGACTGATTACCGTACTCAATGACTTTAAGCTGTGGCAACACAATCAAATCGGCAAATATGACCATGCATGGCTGCTTTGGTATTTAAGTCAAGACACGCAAGTGACCCTATTTAATCCACCGGCACAGCAAGGGTTATTAAGGCTACTCTGGCAGTACTATGCGATCGCCTGTGTTGTGTTGCTGGTTTTGCTATTGCTTGGCGCATGGTCGGCTGCACCACGCTTTGCACCGATTCTCAGCACCGTACAACACTCACGTCGCCAACTGGCTGAACATTTACAAGCCGGTGCGCAGTTTAACTTACGTTACAACGGCCAACGCAGCCTTCTGCTGGCCTTACAAAAGGATATCAAGCAACGTGCACAGCGACGTTTTCCCAGCTTTACCCAGCTTGCCGTTGCTGAGCAATGGCGCATTTTACAACAGCTGAGCAGACAGCCGATGACTTTGATTTCACAATCGATGCGCCCGCCTGCAGCGCAAAAACTCTCTGCGCAGGCGTTTACCCAGCAGGTGGCACGCTTACAACAATTAAGGAATGCACTATGA